The following proteins are co-located in the Candidatus Nitrosotenuis cloacae genome:
- a CDS encoding PqqD family peptide modification chaperone yields MSTVTVDQVRDSLTKCMDPEVPLNIVEMGLIYGIDISESNDVHIKMTMTTQGCPLHQTLVADVTRYTKKVPGVNDVKVDIVWDPPWTMDKMAESAKAKLKSLSSRGSPAPIDYETALPQGVGSLVQQEDGGMVLANEHNQGFMVNQAIVDFWKSCNGQRKITELVEIFAQKTGLQRSQVEKEVIQLIGQLRDGGLIVIPTPDAPNVSFRK; encoded by the coding sequence ATGTCCACTGTTACAGTAGATCAGGTCCGGGACTCGCTTACAAAGTGCATGGACCCCGAAGTCCCGCTAAACATTGTGGAAATGGGACTAATCTACGGAATTGACATTTCTGAATCAAACGACGTTCACATCAAAATGACAATGACAACACAGGGGTGCCCGTTACACCAAACACTTGTCGCAGACGTTACAAGATACACGAAAAAGGTCCCCGGTGTAAACGACGTCAAAGTCGACATTGTGTGGGATCCCCCATGGACCATGGACAAAATGGCAGAATCTGCAAAGGCAAAGCTGAAAAGCCTGTCATCAAGAGGCAGTCCTGCCCCAATCGACTATGAGACGGCACTGCCGCAAGGAGTCGGCTCTTTAGTACAGCAGGAAGACGGAGGCATGGTTCTGGCAAACGAGCACAACCAGGGATTCATGGTAAACCAGGCAATCGTGGACTTTTGGAAGTCCTGCAACGGCCAGAGAAAGATAACGGAACTAGTTGAGATATTTGCGCAAAAGACCGGCCTGCAAAGATCGCAGGTGGAAAAAGAGGTAATACAACTGATTGGGCAGCTTAGAGACGGCGGCCTGATTGTCATTCCAACGCCTGATGCGCCAAACGTCTCATTTAGAAAGTAA